A genomic segment from Vespula pensylvanica isolate Volc-1 chromosome 25, ASM1446617v1, whole genome shotgun sequence encodes:
- the LOC122637332 gene encoding general transcription factor IIH subunit 2 translates to MADEEEEKEYRWETGYEKTWEAIKEDDDGLVEASVADIIHNAKRKRQLERKAGARLGMMRHLYIILDTSEAMSNQDLKPTRLLCSLKLLEDFVDEFFYQNPISQIGLIITKNKRAEKISDLAGNSKKHIKEIKALQQTSLAGEPSLQNSLELAIKSLKLLPSHASKEIIIITGSLTTCDPGDITETIQAMKSDGIRCSVIGLAAELYICKKVATVTGGEHGVVLDDKHFKEQLNAHIDPPPAATRLDAALVKMGFPHHALHSSGTDTSIAVCMCHAENSDGSVKLTSTGFLCPQCLSKHCELPVECRACGLTLVSAPHLARSYHYLFPVAPFKELDYEGEFTICYGCQKTLSQKDKKIYVCEKCSRVFCIDCEIFIHESLHTCPGCATNQTTYQKFTDK, encoded by the exons atggctgatgaagaagaagaaaaggagtacAGATGGGAAACTGGTTATGAAAAAACTtg GGAGGCAATtaaagaagatgatgatggtCTTGTTGAAGCATCTGTTGCCGATATTATACACAatgctaaaagaaaaaggcaatTGGAAAGAAAAGCTGGCGCCAGATTAGGAATGATGAggcatttatatattattcttgatACTTCTGAAGCAATGTCAAATCAAGATTTAAAACCAACACGTCTGCTATGTTCTTTAAAg cTTTTAGAGGACTTTGtggatgaatttttttatcaaaatcctATAAGTCAAATTggtttaattattactaaaaataaaagagctgAAAAAATTAGTGATTTAGCTGGAAATTCAAAGAAACATATTAAG gaaATAAAAGCTTTACAACAAACATCATTGGCTGGTGAACCATCTTTACAAAATTCTTTGGAGTTAGCTATAAAATCTCTTAAACTATTGCCATCGCATGctagtaaagaaataataataataactggATCTCTTACTACCTGTGATCCTGGAGATATTACTGAAACTATACAA GCTATGAAATCGGATGGTATAAGGTGTAGTGTAATAGGTTTAGCTgctgaattatatatttgtaagaaaGTTGCTACTGTAACTGGTGGAGAACATGGCGTTGTTTTAGATGataaacattttaaagaaCAATTAAATGCACACATAGATCCACCACCTGCTGCTACTAGATTAGATGCAGCACTCGTAAAAATGGGTTTTCCACATCATGCATTGCATTCTTCTGGTACTGATACTTCAATAGCAGTATGCAtgtg TCATGCAGAAAACTCGGACGGATCTGTAAAATTGACAAGTACAGGTTTCCTTTGTCCGCAATGTCTTAGTAAACATTGTGAACTTCCAGTAGAGTGTAGGGCATGTGGGCTCACTCTTGTTTCTGCTCCACATTTGGCAAGATCATACCATTATTTATTTCCAGTTGCACCTTTTAAAGAATTAGATTATGAGGGCGAATTTACAATATGCTATGGATGCCAAAAAACATTAtcacaaaaagataaaaag atctaTGTTTGTGAAAAATGTTCAAGAGTTTTCTGTATAGACTGTGAAATTTTTATCCATGAATCATTGCATACATGTCCAGGCTGTGCAACAAATCAAACAACATATCAAAAATTTactgataaataa
- the LOC122637331 gene encoding cationic amino acid transporter 3 encodes MAAGRLWRTLSRKRVDDDQEGKGELARVLNIFDLTALGVGATLGLGVYVLAGSVAKETAGPAVCISFLIAAIASAFAGMCYAEFASRVPKAGSAYVYSYVTVGEFIAFVIGWNLILEYVIGTASVARGLSNYIDALIGNIMGKTLQSIMPINISFLSEYPDFFAFGMVMLLVFLLSIGVKESSFLNNIFTVINLLTIIIVIVAGSIKADPKNWSISIEDIPKNVTNAGSGGFMPFGISGVMAGAAKCFYGFVGFDAVATTGEEAKKPQRDIPLAIVLSLIIILAAYFSISTVLTMMWPYYNQNADAPFPYVFQQIGWPVIQWIVNIGAVFALCTSLLGAMFPLPRVLYAMASDGIIFMWLSKVHSKTMTPILGTILSGLLAGIMTLLFNLHQLIDMMSIGTLLAYTVVAISVLILRYQKENDVMPEVTMNGYEFTAINIFKQTFNLNNHKDPSHISSIVSKCSVASFSLVVFILILILNHVELDITNGNVIVFVIIIILVFILILNVASIGRQPVQQVELSFKVPFVPLIPCCSIFINLYLMLQLDMFTWIRFVVWMLFGFSIYLFYGISHSVQGKKNKIELNIMKQKNVDQSGIITKF; translated from the exons ATGGCGGCGGGTCGCCTGTGGAGAACATTGTCAAGAAAACGTGTTGATGATGATCAAGAGGGCAAGGGCGAATTGGCAAGGGTCCTCAATATCTTTGATTTAACTGCCCTTGGAGTCGGCGCGACCCTTGGTTTAGGCGTTTACGTTCTTGCCGGAAGTGTTGCAAAAGAAACGGCCGGACCAGCCGtttgtatttcatttcttattgcTGCTATTGCTTCTGCTTTTGCTg GAATGTGTTATGCAGAATTTGCATCAAGAGTACCAAAAGCAGGATCAGCTTATGTTTATAGTTATGTAACAGTTGGTGAATTTATAGCATTTGTCATAGGATGGAATTTAATATTGGAGTACGTTATCG gTACAGCAAGTGTTGCTCGAGGCCTTAGTAATTATATTGATGCTTTAATAGGAAACATTATGGGGAAAACTTTGCAATCAATTATGCcaataaacatttctttcttgtcaGAGTATCCTGATTTTTTTGCATTCGGCATGGTCATGTTACTCGTTTTTTTACTTAGCATAGGAGTTaaagaatcttcttttttaaataatatattcactGTCATCAATCTtcttacgattattatcgttatagtAGCAGGTTCTATTAAAG CCGATCCAAAAAATTGGTCCATTTCGATAGAAGATATTCCTAAAAACGTAACGAATGCTGGTAGTGGTGGTTTTATGCCGTTTGGAATAAGCGGTGTAATGGCAGGTGCAGCAAAATGTTTTTATGGTTTTGTGGGTTTTGATGCTGTTGCAACAACCGGTGAAGAGGCAAAGAAACCACAACGTGATATACCCTTAGCCATTGTTTtgtctcttattattattttggcAGCATATTTTAGTATTTCTACAGTATTGACCATGATGTGGCCATATTACAATCAG AATGCTGATGCTCCATTCCCTTATGTTTTTCAACAAATTGGATGGCCAGTCATCCAATGGATTGTCAATATTGGAGCTGTTTTCGCTTTATGTACGAGTTTATTAGGCGCTATGTTTCCCTTGCCACGTGTATTGTATGCTATGGCGAGTGATGGAATCATATTTATGTGGCTTTCTAAAGTACATTCTAAAACCATGACACCAATTTTGGGTACAATACTTTCCGGACTACTTGCTG GAATTATGactcttctttttaatctccATCAATTAATCGATATGATGTCTATTGGAACACTATTGGCATATACAGTAGTAGCAATAtcagtattaatattaag atatcaaaaagaaaatgatgttATGCCTGAAGTGACGATGAATGGTTATGAATTTAcagcaataaatatattcaagcaaacatttaatttaaataatcataagGATCCATCTCATATTTCCAGCATAGTTTCAAAATGTAGTGTAGCTAGTTTTA GTCTTGTTGTATTTATActtattcttatattaaatCACGTTGAACTTGATATAACAAACGGCAATGTAATAGTatttgtgataataataatacttgtatttatattaatattaaatgtagCATCTATTGGTAGACAACCAGTTCAACAAGTTGAACTCTCTTTCAAA GTTCCATTTGTTCCATTGATACCATGCTGtagcatttttataaatctttatttgaTGTTACAACTAGACATGTTTACGTGGATTAGATTTGTTGTGTGGATGTTATTTG gtttttctatttatctattttatggAATTTCTCACAGCGTtcaggggaaaaaaaataaaatcgaacttaatataatgaaacaaaaaaatgtagatCAAAGTGGAatcataacaaaattttaa